Proteins co-encoded in one Juglans regia cultivar Chandler chromosome 16, Walnut 2.0, whole genome shotgun sequence genomic window:
- the LOC108981337 gene encoding glyceraldehyde-3-phosphate dehydrogenase, cytosolic-like — protein MASDKKIKIGINGFGRIGRLVARVVLQRNDVELVAVNDPFITTDYMTYMFKYDTVHGHWKHHDIKVKDSNTLLFGEKAVTVFGVRNPEEIPWGQTGAEYIVESTGVFTDKEKAAAHLKGGAKKVIISAPSKDAPMFVVGVNEKEYKPELDIVSNASCTTNCLAPLAKVINDNFGIVEGLMTTVHSITATQKTVDGPSSKDWRGGRAASFNIIPSSTGAAKAVGKVLPALNGKLTGMAFRVPTVDVSVVDLTVRLEKKATYEEIKNAIKEASEGKLKGILGYTEDDVVSSDFVGDNRSSIFDAKAGIALNDNFVKLVSWYDNEWGYSTRVVDLIVHIASVHA, from the exons ATGG CCTCGGACAAGAAGATCAAGATCGGAATCAACG GGTTCGGAAGGATTGGTCGATTGGTCGCGAGGGTTGTTCTTCAGAGAAACGATGTCGAACTTGTTGCCGTTAACGATCCCTTCATTACCACTGACTACatg ACATATATGTTCAAGTACGACACCGTTCACGGTCACTGGAAGCACCACGACATCAAGGTGAAGGACTCCAACACCCTTCTCTTTGGCGAGAAGGCCGTCACTGTTTTCGGCGTCAG GAACCCAGAAGAGATCCCATGGGGACAGACTGGAGCCGAGTATATCGTTGAGTCTACTGGTGTTTTCACCGATAAGGAAAAGGCCGCTGCCCACTTGAAG GGTGGTGCCAAGAAGGTCATCATTTCTGCTCCAAGCAAAGATGCGCCCATGTTTGTTGTGGGTGTGAACGAGAAAGAATACAAACCCGAGCTTGACATTGTTTCCAACGCTAGTTGCACTACCAACTGCCTTGCTCCCCTTGCCAAG GTTATCAATGACAATTTTGGAATTGTTGAGGGTCTCATGACCACCGTCCACTCTATCACCG CCACACAGAAGACTGTTGATGGGCCTTCAAGCAAGGACTGGAGGGGTGGAAGAGCTGCTTCCTTCAACATTATCCCCAGCAGCACCGGAGCTGCCAAG GCTGTGGGGAAAGTTCTTCCGGCACTTAATGGTAAATTGACTGGAATGGCATTCCGTGTACCCACCGTGGATGTTTCAGTCGTTGACCTCACTGTCAGGCTTGAGAAGAAGGCAACCTATGAGGAGATAAAAAATGCCATCAA GGAGGCATCTGAGGGCAAGCTTAAGGGGATTTTGGGTTACACTGAAGATGATGTGGTGTCTTCAGACTTTGTTGGTGACAACAG ATCTAGCATATTTGATGCCAAGGCTGGAATTGCATTGAATGACAATTTTGTGAAACTTGTCTCTTGGTATGACAACGAGTGGGGCTAcag CACTCGTGTGGTTGACTTGATTGTCCACATCGCATCTGTACATGCTTGA
- the LOC109015136 gene encoding serine/threonine-protein phosphatase 6 regulatory ankyrin repeat subunit B-like yields MTPSYFPLRWESTGDKWWYASPIDWAAANGLYELVRELLHLDSNLLIKLTSLRRIRRLETVWDDEAQFEDVAKCRSHVARKLLLDSETKRGHNSLIRAGYGGWLLYSAASAGDVDFLNELLERNPLLVFGEGEYGVTEIFYAAAKSKNSEVFRLLLDFAFSPRCFLNSGGEFEVQLGNIGAECWGEMMNRAVHAAARGGNLEMLRLLLDDCSDVLMYRDAQGSTILNTASGRGQVEVVKDLVASYDIITSTDNQGNTALHVAAYRGYLPVVEALILASPSLASLKNNYGDTFLHMAVDGFRTPSFQRLDRHIGLMKQLLCGKIVNMEDIINVRNNGGRTVLHMAVTENIQSNLVDLLMTVPSIGLNIQDAHGMTPLDILKQRPRSASSDIVIKQLNSAGGISNCEDHRERSALVSQLKMQGVWNRTPGTCFRVPDSEILLCIDQSSNKKAGSVNYGAGRLKLLLQWPSRKEKSAAGSREFRDDDDSLESSFSRSRNMEDSLIPLRQKYSQSSSFPNNRTRTFSLGGDHPSPSSKKNYRLSSLDKRLMNQYLCLGAQGLAVEDSVRCVEPDKNHMRSSFLVA; encoded by the exons ATGACGCCTTCGTACTTCCCTCTTAGGTGGGAGAGCACCGGAGACAAGTGGTGGTATGCTTCTCCCATTGATTGGGCAGCTGCCAATGGCCTCTATGAACTGGTCAGGGAGCTTCTCCACCTTGACTCCAATCTCCTCATTAAGCTCACCTCCCTTCGTCGAATCCGCCGCCTCGAGACAGTCTGGGACGATGAAGCTCAGTTCGAAGATGTTGCCAAATGTCGCTCTCATGTTGCTAGAAAACTCCTCCTCGATAGTGAAACAAAGAGGGGTCATAACTCTCTCATTAGAGCTGGCTATGGCGGTTGGCTTCTGTACTCTGCTGCCTCTGCTGGGGATGTGGATTTTCTCAACGAATTGCTAGAGAGAAACCCTCTTCTTGTCTTTGGAGAAGGAGAATATGGGGTTACTGAGATATTCTATGCTGCAGCAAAGAGCAAGAATTCTGAGGTTTTCAGACTGTTGCTTGATTTTGCATTTTCACCAAGGTGTTTCCTTAACAGTGGAGGTGAATTTGAGGTGCAGTTGGGTAATATTGGCGCAGAATGTTGGGGGGAGATGATGAACCGGGCTGTTCATGCTGCGGCTAGAGGAGGGAATTTGGAGATGTTAaggctgcttcttgatgattgTTCTGATGTTTTAATGTATAGGGATGCTCAGGGATCTACAATCTTGAATACAGCCTCTGGCAGAGGGCAGGTTGAG GTAGTAAAGGATCTAGTAGCATCCTATGATATTATCACCTCTACAGATAATCAAGGGAATACAGCACTACACGTGGCTGCTTACAGGGGTTACTTACCCGTGGTAGAGGCCCTGATTCTTGCATCTCCATCACTAGCCTCCTTAAAAAACAACTATGGAGATACTTTTCTACACATGGCAGTGGATGGTTTCCGGACCCCGAGTTTCCAAAGACTGGATCGGCATATTGGCCTCATGAAGCAGTTGTTATGTGGTAAGATCGTGAACATGGAAGACATCATCAATGTCAGGAACAATGGCGGAAGAACTGTGCTTCACATGGCAGTAACTGAAAATATTCAATCTAATCTGGTTGACCTACTCATGACTGTCCCATCTATCGGGTTGAACATCCAGGATGCCCATGGGATGACCCCTCTGGATATTCTCAAGCAAAGGCCAAGATCAGCATCTTCTGATATTGTAATAAAGCAGTTGAATTCTGCTGGGGGGATCTCCAACTGTGAGGATCATAGGGAAAGAAGCGCCCTTGTTTCCCAACTAAAAATGCAGGGTGTTTGGAACAGAACTCCTGGAACTTGTTTCAGAGTCCCTGATTCGGAGATATTATTGTGCATTGATCAGTCGAGCAATAAGAAGGCAGGTTCCGTAAATTATGGTGCAGGGCGCCTGAAGCTCCTGCTACAGTGGCCCAGCAGGAAAGAGAAGAGTGCTGCTGGCAGCAGAGAGtttagagatgatgatgattctCTGGAATCATCGTTCAGTAGATCTAGAAATATGGAAGATAGTCTAATCCCACTTCGGCAGAAGTACTCACAATCATCATCCTTTCCAAACAATCGTACAAGGACATTTTCTCTTGGGGGTGATCATCCAAgcccatcttccaaaaaaaactACAGACTGAGTTCCCTCGATAAGAGGTTGATGAACCAGTACTTATGTCTTGGTGCTCAAGGCCTTGCTGTGGAAGATTCAGTTCGCTGTGTGGAGCCAGATAAGAATCACATGCGTTCAAGCTTTCTAGTAGCTTGA
- the LOC109019513 gene encoding DNA polymerase alpha subunit B — protein sequence MEEEIVEEFKKGGFSLDEEEEIAKKCLTFCINYNLKPSELVSSWEVYYLNRQLNEAIVQDAEMDGFLQHLQNALKEAVIKEETALHFYSSKDVDMILNDEVGDTKEDILGSPTDRSQGLYPEPLDATPQTNGNIFSSGKSSKHLTPFGQRTNKFMTKFSVNNMPCTDVGEKARDQENDEDDIIKKVQPQKRCSLIVHESRPEPGCRFMYDRIEDRFNALENRIKRCTTALVASGLYEEPVDPTVASQKSIFTVGMICCDGEGHLNEKSTLLQSSVEHSGGQRVRLELQKLSQFSVFPGQVVGIEGHNPSGHCLIASKLVDSIPLSATADVNFRPTKKQALDQEIQFTDLSCIQAELSVIIASGPFSTTDNLLFEPLTELLTYATRKPPQVLILLGPFLDSEHIEIKKGTTDRSFDEIFHLEILRRLQDYAEYMGSDVRVILMPSTRDASHDFVFPQPPFEIHPPDLKHQVISIPNPGAFEVNQVKIGCCTVDILKHLSGEEMSRNPSDGMPNDRMSRLANHILRQQSFYPLYPPAEGIPLDFSLAPEALHISSIPDILILPSDMKYFVKVLSLGEGDEQVKCICVNPGRLSKGEGGGTFAELNYCGGPDTTNASIIGI from the exons ATGGAAGAGGAAATCGTGGAGGAATTCAAGAAGGGTGGCTTCTCTCTCGACGAAGAAGAGGAGATTGCCAAGAAAT GTCTTACGTTCTGCATAAACTACAATCTCAAGCCCTCAGAACTTGTTTCAAGCTGGGAGGTTTACTATCTCAATAG GCAACTGAACGAGGCAATTGTGCAAGATGCAGAGATGGATGGGTTTTTACAGCACTTGCAAAATGCGCTGAAAGAGGCGGTTATTAAGGAGGAAACCGCTTTGCATTTTTACTCTAGTAAAGATGTGGACAT GATTTTGAATGATGAAGTTGGAGATACAAAAGAAGATATTCTGGGCTCTCCGACAGACAGATCTCAGGGACTTTATCCAGAGCCATTGGATGCAACACCTCAAACAAATGGGAATATCTTTTCTTCAGGAAAATCATCAAAACATTTGACACCCTTTGGGCAACGAACAAATAAGttcatgacaaaatttagcgtGAATAATATGCCATGTACAGATGTCGGAGAAAAGGCACGTGATCAGGAGAATGATGAGgatgatattattaaaaaggtTCAGCCTCAAAAGAGGTGCTCTCTAATAGTTCATGAATCAAGGCCTGAACCAGGTTGTCGATTCATGTATGACCGGATTGAAGATAGG TTTAATGCACTGGAAAACCGAATTAAGAGGTGTACAACTGCACTTGTTGCCTCAGGGCTCTACGAGGAGCCAGTGGACCCTACAGTGGCTTCCCAG AAAAGCATATTTACTGTTGGTATGATCTGTTGTGATGGAGAAGGCCATTTAAATGAGAAGTCCACCTTGCTGCAAAGCAG TGTTGAGCATTCCGGAGGGCAACGTGTTCGTCTGGAACTGCAAAAATTGAGCCAGTTTTCAGTTTTCCCTGGCCAG GTTGTTGGTATTGAAGGGCATAATCCTAGTGGACACTGCTTAATTGCATCGAAACTGGTGGATTCTATTCCTTTATCTGCTACTGCTGATGTGAATTTCCGTCCTACAAAGAAACAAGCTTTAGATCAGGAGATTCAATTTACTGATCTCTCCTGTATACAGGCAGAGCTATCAGTG ATTATTGCATCGGGCCCTTTTAGCACCACGGACAACTTATTATTTGAGCCTCTGACGGAACTGTTAACATATGCAACCAGAAAGCCACCTCAGGTGCTTATATTG CTGGGACCATTTCTTGATTCTGAACATATTGAGATTAAGAAAGGGACTACTGACAGGAGCTTTGATGAAATATTCCATCTGGAAATCCTCAGACGG tTGCAAGATTATGCAGAATACATGGGTTCTGATGTACGTGTGATTCTTATGCCATCGACACGCGACGCAAGCCATGACTTTGTTTTCCCCCAG CCTCCTTTTGAGATCCATCCACCTGATCTCAAGCATCAG GTTATCAGTATCCCAAATCCGGGGGCTTTTGAGGTAAATCAG GTCAAAATAGGTTGCTGCACCGTGGATATTCTGAAACACCTTAGCGGAGAGGAGATGTCACGAAATCCATCAGATGGAATGCCCAATGATCGTATGAGTAGACTTGCAAACCATATTCTTAGACAGCAGAG CTTTTATCCTCTATACCCACCGGCAGAAGGCATTCCATTGGACTTCTCACTTGCTCCAGAAGCTCTTCACATCTCATCCATTCCAGATATTCTCATCCTACCTTCAGACATGAAGTATTTTGTAAAG GTGCTGTCTCTTGGGGAAGGAGACGAGCAAGTGAAGTGCATTTGTGTGAATCCCGGAAGACTATCGAAAGGAGAAGGAGGGGGCACTTTTGCAGAGCTCAACTACTGTGGAGGTCCTGACACGACCAATGCTTCCATTATCGGCATATAA
- the LOC109014553 gene encoding 3-oxoacyl-[acyl-carrier-protein] reductase 4-like, protein MASSIAGSDVVAFRSAARFGCPGDRKFGQFRQWSPTLGGVRSAHARPCVGLRCRSKGSFTSSGVRAQVTTLEQASAETAKDVVAPVVIVTGASRGIGKAIALSLGQAGCKVLVNYSRSSKEAEEVTKEIEASGGQALTFGGDVSKEADVESMIKTAVDAWGTVDILINNAGITRDTLLMRMKKSQWQEVIDLNLTGVYLCTQAAAKIMMKKKKGRIINIASVVGLVGNAGQANYSAAKAGVIGLTKTVAKEYASRNINVNAVAPGFIASDMTAKLGEDIEKKILDTIPLGRYGQPEEVAGLVEFLALNPAASYITGQVLTIDGGMVM, encoded by the exons ATGGCTTCTTCAATTGCCGGATCAGATGTCGTTGCCTTCAGATCCGCCGCGAGATTCGGATGTCCCGGAGACCGCAAATTTGGTCAGTTTCGTCAATGGTCTCCGACTCTGGGTGGAGTCAGGTCGGCGCATGCCCGGCCTTGCGTTGGCCTCCGGTGCAGATCGAAGGGCTCGTTTACTTCTTCCG GGGTGAGGGCCCAGGTAACTACACTCGAACAAGCAAGCGCTGAAACGGCCAAAGACGTGGTAGCCCCTGTGGTGATTGTTACAGGAGCTTCTAGGGGTATTGGCAAAGCAATTGCGTTGTCATTGGGACAAGCCGGTTGCAAG GTCCTGGTTAATTATTCTAGGTCATCCAAGGAAGCTGAGGAAGTTACTAAAGAG ATTGAGGCAAGTGGTGGACAAGCCCTGACTTTTGGAGGAGATGTTTCAAAAGAAGCTGATGTTGAATCAATGATTAAAACT GCAGTTGATGCATGGGGAACTGTTGATATATTGATAAACAATGCAG GAATTACTCGGGATACTTTATTGATGAGAATGAAGAAATCTCAGTGGCAAGAGGTTATTGATTTAAATCTTACGGGTGTATATCTCTGTACACAG GCAGCAGCAAAAAttatgatgaagaagaaaaag GGAAGGATAATCAATATTGCATCAGTTGTTGGCCTCGTTGGGAACGCCGGTCAAGCCAACTACAGTGCCGCAAAAGCAGGGGTAATCGGCCTGACAAAGACTGTTGCAAAGGAATACGCAAGCAGAAACATCAAT GTTAATGCTGTTGCCCCAGGGTTTATTGCATCTGACATGACAGCCAAGCTAGGGGAAGATATTGAGAAGAAAATCTTGGATACCATCCCATTAG GAAGGTATGGCCAACCAGAAGAAGTTGCAGGACTGGTGGAATTTTTGGCCCTTAACCCTGCGGCCAGTTACATCACTGGACAG GTGTTGACCATTGATGGAGGAATGGTGATGTAG